In Zobellia roscoffensis, the following are encoded in one genomic region:
- a CDS encoding GNAT family N-acetyltransferase produces the protein MYLETFYTDRLELRATSQDDADFIYQLLNSPNWLDYIGDRKIYSKAHAEAYINTKIIPQFKRLGFGNYTIIRKSDRAKIGSCGLYDREGLSNIDIGYALLPEYAKKGYAFEAALKLKEMAFSTFQLEKLCAITSKDNISSQKLLSKLGLESKETITLPGDTIELMLYTINKTNS, from the coding sequence ATGTATTTGGAAACTTTTTATACTGACAGATTAGAATTAAGAGCTACATCACAAGACGATGCCGATTTTATATATCAACTACTAAACTCACCTAATTGGCTTGACTATATTGGTGATAGAAAAATATACAGTAAGGCACATGCTGAAGCCTACATTAACACTAAAATAATACCTCAATTCAAAAGACTAGGTTTTGGCAACTATACAATTATCCGTAAATCAGATAGGGCTAAAATTGGTTCTTGCGGCCTATATGATAGAGAAGGATTATCTAACATTGATATAGGTTACGCTCTGCTACCGGAATATGCAAAAAAAGGGTATGCGTTTGAAGCTGCACTCAAGTTAAAAGAAATGGCATTCTCCACATTTCAACTAGAAAAATTATGTGCTATTACCTCAAAGGACAACATTTCTTCCCAAAAACTACTATCCAAATTGGGTCTTGAATCCAAAGAAACGATCACCTTACCGGGTGACACTATTGAATTAATGCTCTATACTATCAATAAAACAAACTCCTAA
- a CDS encoding MBL fold metallo-hydrolase has product MKNFKKQFGAKLTDSDITLYSQSNNWKKGKFLNLEETTMSINFWEIPKLLYKQFTDKEKREPAKPLPVVPFDKAAFLSDDIEFKYIWYGHSVVLMRMGGRTILIDPMLGPNASPIAPFKTKRFSENTLNLIDDFPEIDLMLISHDHYDHLDYDSIEKLKSKTKEYFVALGVKRHLVGWGIDPELITEFDWWNDATYSDIKITFTPSRHFSGRGLTDRAKSLWGGWTFKTQNHNIWFSGDGGYGKHFKEIGEKLGPFDFGFMEDGQYNEKWHQIHMYPEESVQAAIDAKAKKAMPVHWAGFALAQHDWREPAENFKIAAQEKGLDVAFPKLGELCSLKDDNDTSWW; this is encoded by the coding sequence ATGAAAAACTTTAAAAAACAGTTCGGAGCAAAATTAACGGATTCCGACATTACACTTTACAGCCAATCCAACAATTGGAAAAAAGGCAAGTTTCTTAATCTTGAAGAAACTACCATGTCTATTAACTTTTGGGAGATTCCTAAACTCCTGTACAAGCAATTTACAGATAAGGAAAAAAGAGAACCTGCAAAGCCTTTACCTGTAGTTCCTTTTGATAAGGCAGCTTTTTTATCAGATGATATTGAATTCAAATACATCTGGTACGGACACTCGGTTGTATTAATGCGTATGGGCGGTAGAACCATTTTGATAGACCCTATGCTAGGCCCCAATGCATCGCCAATAGCACCTTTCAAAACCAAACGCTTTTCGGAGAACACATTAAATTTAATCGATGATTTTCCTGAGATAGACCTTATGCTAATTAGCCATGACCATTATGACCATCTTGATTATGACAGCATCGAAAAATTAAAAAGCAAAACAAAAGAATACTTTGTGGCTTTGGGAGTAAAACGCCACTTGGTCGGTTGGGGAATAGACCCTGAATTAATTACCGAATTTGACTGGTGGAATGATGCTACCTATTCGGACATAAAAATTACCTTCACCCCCAGTAGGCATTTCTCTGGTCGTGGCCTAACCGATAGGGCAAAATCACTTTGGGGAGGGTGGACCTTCAAAACACAAAACCATAATATCTGGTTTAGTGGAGATGGTGGTTATGGGAAACACTTCAAAGAAATTGGAGAGAAATTAGGGCCATTTGATTTTGGCTTTATGGAAGATGGCCAGTATAACGAGAAATGGCATCAAATACATATGTATCCTGAAGAAAGCGTTCAAGCCGCAATAGATGCCAAGGCTAAAAAAGCTATGCCGGTACATTGGGCCGGTTTTGCATTGGCACAACACGATTGGAGGGAACCTGCGGAAAATTTCAAAATTGCCGCTCAAGAAAAAGGGTTGGACGTTGCTTTTCCCAAATTGGGAGAATTATGTTCGCTTAAGGATGATAATGATACGTCTTGGTGGTAA
- a CDS encoding ArsR/SmtB family transcription factor — translation MGLAKTEIFSDVQNEIALYAKVFGHPARVSILQHLFKIDTCVCGDLVNEIGLAQPTISQHLKELKNLGLIQGTVEGTSVCYCIHKENWTKMKNVMFEFLDQDISKSDCC, via the coding sequence ATGGGACTTGCCAAAACCGAAATATTTTCAGACGTTCAAAACGAAATTGCACTATATGCAAAAGTCTTTGGGCACCCGGCAAGAGTTTCTATTTTACAGCATCTGTTTAAAATAGATACATGCGTTTGCGGAGATTTGGTTAATGAAATAGGTCTAGCACAGCCTACAATTTCTCAACATTTAAAAGAACTTAAAAATTTAGGACTTATACAGGGTACGGTCGAAGGCACCAGTGTTTGTTATTGTATTCATAAGGAAAATTGGACTAAAATGAAAAACGTAATGTTTGAGTTCTTGGATCAAGATATATCCAAATCCGATTGTTGCTAA
- a CDS encoding DUF6929 family protein, whose product MKLLIISLFLTLASTCNRQPLKLQVINTQLLQDVPSASGITKSGDSFYVVGDDSPYLFEVKGDGEILNKTAIYSTALLEGNRLDKVKKPDFEALETINNNEILAFGSGAKSPERDIFLHIYTKDSVSIKTYQITEFYDNLRKHSILKDAHLNIEGVALYHKNIYLFNRGKNVIFNFVYSDLLDFLENRKPFPAFTTMAYELPKIDGYQSGFSGATILEDENLVIFTASVEKTGTAYNDGEIAGSFIGVIPIVNGTFSKQYRVAPIPNSDEPLKVESVTVANKIAHNKFEVALVTDDDKGNSLRLNCLLKL is encoded by the coding sequence ATGAAACTTCTCATAATCTCATTATTTCTAACTCTTGCATCCACATGTAATAGACAGCCGTTAAAACTTCAAGTTATCAATACTCAATTATTACAAGACGTTCCTAGTGCTTCTGGCATTACAAAATCTGGTGATAGTTTTTATGTAGTAGGCGACGACTCCCCGTACCTATTTGAAGTAAAGGGTGACGGAGAAATATTAAATAAGACAGCAATTTATTCCACCGCATTATTAGAGGGAAACCGACTTGACAAAGTTAAAAAACCAGATTTTGAAGCTTTGGAAACTATAAACAACAATGAAATACTTGCCTTTGGATCAGGAGCAAAATCGCCAGAACGAGATATTTTTTTACATATTTACACCAAAGATAGTGTGAGCATAAAAACCTATCAAATTACTGAATTCTATGATAACTTAAGAAAACATAGTATTCTTAAAGACGCGCATTTAAATATTGAAGGTGTAGCTCTATATCATAAAAATATTTACCTTTTTAATCGAGGAAAAAATGTGATTTTCAATTTTGTTTATTCCGATTTACTTGATTTTCTAGAAAACAGGAAACCTTTTCCTGCATTTACGACCATGGCTTATGAATTGCCAAAGATAGATGGGTATCAATCCGGATTTTCAGGTGCCACTATTCTAGAAGATGAGAATTTGGTAATCTTTACCGCTTCGGTAGAAAAAACGGGTACAGCCTATAACGATGGAGAAATAGCAGGGAGTTTCATTGGAGTAATCCCAATAGTTAACGGTACTTTTTCAAAACAATATAGGGTGGCCCCTATTCCCAATTCAGATGAACCCCTAAAAGTAGAATCGGTGACAGTAGCCAACAAAATAGCTCACAACAAGTTTGAAGTTGCTTTAGTTACGGATGATGATAAGGGAAATTCACTACGGCTAAACTGTTTGCTGAAATTATAG
- a CDS encoding M14 metallopeptidase family protein — protein sequence MKLLASFFALCICLSISAQELKSPSEFLGYDLGTQFTRHHRVIDYYTHLSESASENVQLEYYGQTNEGRPLALAYISSAENIKKLEKIRLEHLKNTDGEGSPTIAIVWMSYNVHGNESVSTEASMKTVYELLTEQTDYLKNTVVIIDPCVNPDGRERYVNWYYQYKNAPNTVDPNSKEHHEPWLNGRPNHYMFDLNRDWAWLTQVESQQRIKKYNKWLPHVHVDFHEQGVDNPYYFAPAAEPFHEVITDFQRDFQTTVGKNHAKYFDANGWFYFTKEVFDLLYPSYGDTYPTYNGSIGMTYEQGGSGNAGLGVITSIGDTLTLQDRILHHHTTGLSTLEVSSQNAVKLNEEFKKFYRPKNYKYKSYVLNGNSNKLNALTQLLKAHEIEYGWATAKTAKGFNYNTGKNGQMKTTDHSLVIDTDQKKGTLVKVLFEPSTKLTDSLTYDITAWSLPYAYGLDAIASETKVNANLDSGKIIQATSKPSDYTTNAYAFITEWKSFSDAQFLADLLKKNIKTRHAKKPFVLDGISYDHGTLIITKADNKNTPDFLNTLSTIASKHKQVLNSTNTGFVEDGKDFGSHSVQPIEQVKIALLSGKPTSTLNFGEIWHFFEQQLEYPLTILDSDYFKNIDLSKYDILILPDGNYNKFLNESRMRELKDWLNEGGKLISLGGALKTLSKEDKFQLKTKKSDTDSTAIVPIYDHNQRDQIRNEITGAIFKTKVDRTHPLAYGYDDSYFSLKLGGTAYNYLETGTVAYLDIDSTIPASGFAGSDAQAKIGETLVFGVEKYGKGQLVYFVDNPLFRGFWENGKLFFANALFMVN from the coding sequence ATGAAGTTATTAGCATCTTTTTTTGCTCTTTGCATTTGCCTATCCATTTCAGCACAAGAATTAAAATCGCCTTCTGAATTTCTTGGTTACGACCTTGGCACTCAATTTACCCGTCACCACCGCGTAATAGATTATTATACACATCTTTCAGAATCGGCATCAGAAAACGTTCAACTAGAATATTACGGGCAAACTAACGAAGGTAGACCATTGGCCCTAGCGTATATTTCTTCGGCTGAAAACATAAAAAAACTTGAAAAGATTCGCTTAGAACATCTAAAAAATACAGATGGTGAAGGCAGCCCTACCATTGCAATTGTTTGGATGAGCTATAATGTACATGGTAATGAAAGTGTGAGTACCGAAGCCTCTATGAAGACAGTTTATGAACTTCTAACCGAACAAACCGATTATCTTAAAAATACGGTTGTAATTATAGACCCTTGCGTAAATCCTGATGGACGTGAGCGCTACGTAAACTGGTACTATCAATATAAAAACGCACCAAATACAGTAGACCCGAACAGTAAAGAACACCATGAACCATGGTTAAACGGAAGACCTAACCATTATATGTTCGATTTAAACAGAGATTGGGCATGGCTAACACAAGTTGAAAGTCAACAACGAATTAAAAAATATAACAAATGGTTGCCGCACGTACATGTAGATTTTCATGAGCAAGGTGTAGATAACCCATATTATTTTGCACCTGCAGCAGAACCTTTTCACGAAGTTATCACAGATTTTCAAAGAGACTTTCAAACCACGGTTGGTAAAAACCATGCAAAGTATTTTGATGCCAACGGTTGGTTCTATTTTACAAAAGAAGTTTTTGATTTACTCTATCCCAGCTATGGCGACACCTACCCTACCTATAATGGTAGTATTGGCATGACCTACGAACAAGGCGGTAGTGGTAATGCCGGTTTAGGCGTTATTACCAGTATTGGCGATACCCTTACTTTACAGGACAGAATTCTACACCACCACACCACAGGGCTCTCTACCCTTGAGGTTTCGTCACAAAATGCAGTAAAGTTAAACGAAGAGTTCAAAAAATTCTATCGTCCTAAAAACTATAAATACAAAAGCTATGTCTTAAACGGCAATAGCAATAAGTTAAATGCTTTGACCCAATTATTAAAAGCACATGAAATTGAGTATGGGTGGGCAACTGCCAAAACTGCCAAGGGCTTTAATTACAATACTGGAAAAAATGGCCAGATGAAAACCACTGACCATAGTTTAGTCATAGATACTGACCAGAAAAAAGGAACACTGGTAAAAGTACTATTTGAACCCAGTACTAAACTTACAGATTCTTTAACTTATGATATTACCGCTTGGTCCCTACCCTACGCATACGGACTTGATGCTATTGCTTCGGAAACAAAAGTTAATGCTAATTTAGATTCAGGAAAAATAATTCAGGCTACTTCTAAACCTAGTGATTATACTACAAATGCCTATGCCTTTATTACTGAATGGAAAAGCTTTAGCGATGCCCAATTTTTGGCGGACCTTCTTAAAAAGAACATTAAAACTAGGCATGCAAAGAAACCATTTGTCCTAGATGGAATTTCATATGATCACGGTACACTTATAATTACAAAAGCAGATAATAAAAATACACCCGATTTCTTAAATACCCTTTCCACTATAGCTTCTAAACACAAACAGGTTTTAAACTCTACCAACACCGGTTTTGTTGAAGATGGAAAAGATTTTGGCTCTCACTCCGTGCAACCAATAGAGCAGGTAAAAATTGCTTTGCTCTCGGGCAAACCCACTTCTACCTTAAATTTTGGTGAAATCTGGCATTTCTTTGAACAGCAATTAGAGTACCCTCTTACTATATTGGACTCCGATTATTTCAAAAACATCGACCTTTCTAAATATGACATACTTATTCTACCAGATGGTAATTATAATAAATTTCTCAATGAGAGCAGAATGAGAGAACTCAAAGATTGGCTTAATGAAGGAGGAAAATTAATATCTCTGGGTGGTGCCTTAAAAACACTTTCTAAAGAAGATAAGTTTCAATTAAAAACGAAAAAAAGCGACACGGATAGTACCGCTATTGTTCCTATTTACGACCACAACCAACGTGACCAAATTAGAAATGAAATTACGGGTGCTATTTTCAAGACCAAAGTAGACCGCACACACCCATTGGCATATGGATACGATGATTCGTATTTTAGTTTAAAATTAGGTGGCACCGCTTACAACTATCTTGAAACAGGAACTGTGGCATATCTAGATATAGATAGTACTATTCCTGCATCAGGATTTGCAGGTAGCGACGCCCAAGCTAAGATTGGTGAAACCTTGGTTTTTGGTGTTGAAAAATATGGGAAAGGTCAATTGGTTTATTTTGTTGACAACCCTTTGTTCAGAGGTTTCTGGGAAAATGGAAAACTCTTCTTTGCCAACGCCCTTTTTATGGTCAACTAA
- a CDS encoding DUF4337 family protein, translating into MSKNSKIENRGGVIIIILVAMLAVMKVVNSNLEEKIARANYKHVSYSSWYNAKSIKQILKENQRDYLESLRGTGLVAEDKLEQLDFRIDVTDDLIRKYEEEKTEILLGSNNIARSAWSQDLNGEMGKIVGLRAWEDIGLKTRSLVTQIDIGILFLQISILFGVLGLIINENRKLQQVFTLFMIGVGFIGLAVCFYGYYAIL; encoded by the coding sequence ATGTCTAAAAATAGTAAAATAGAGAATAGAGGAGGGGTAATAATTATAATACTTGTGGCAATGTTGGCTGTAATGAAAGTGGTTAACAGCAACTTAGAAGAAAAGATAGCAAGAGCTAATTACAAGCATGTAAGTTATTCTAGTTGGTACAATGCAAAAAGTATTAAACAAATATTAAAAGAAAATCAGCGAGATTATTTAGAATCGTTACGTGGTACAGGATTAGTGGCAGAAGATAAGCTAGAGCAGTTAGATTTTAGAATAGATGTGACCGATGACCTTATCCGCAAGTATGAGGAAGAAAAGACTGAAATTTTATTAGGATCCAATAATATAGCACGTTCCGCATGGTCTCAAGATTTAAATGGTGAAATGGGTAAAATAGTAGGTCTACGGGCTTGGGAGGATATTGGTCTTAAAACCAGAAGTTTGGTTACACAAATAGATATTGGTATCCTATTTCTTCAGATTAGTATTTTATTTGGTGTTTTGGGGCTTATTATTAATGAAAATAGAAAACTACAACAGGTTTTTACCTTGTTTATGATAGGTGTTGGCTTTATAGGCCTGGCAGTTTGTTTTTATGGATACTACGCAATTCTATAG